The following coding sequences lie in one Labrus bergylta chromosome 5, fLabBer1.1, whole genome shotgun sequence genomic window:
- the il19l gene encoding interleukin 19 like, which produces MKMLLGCSLCLLVLLGWMSGYVESGTLHLDSCSVSVHTHELRKYYSAIRTNAIEENSDIGVKLLDKKLIKDVQEGQTCCFLRLVLRFYVERVFSNYVSSQPTQQRSTSALANAFVSIRRDIHKCHCQCAEETQKTIDSLHAEFDKLVIDSAAQKAMGELDTVLEWLEAQKTHA; this is translated from the exons ATGAAGATGCTTCTGGGCTGCTCTCTCTGCCTGCTTGTCCTCCTCGGCTGGATGAGTGGATATGTGGAGAGTGGCACTCTGCATCTGGACAGCTGCTCTGTCAGTGTTCACACACATGAACTACGCAAATATTACTCTGCAATAAGAACAAATGCG ATAGAAGAAAACAGTGACATTGGAGTGAAACTCCTGGATAAAAAATTAATAAAGGATGTTCAG GAGGGACAGACATGTTGTTTCCTGCGTCTTGTGCTGCGTTTCTACGTTGAGAGAGTGTTCAGCAACTACGTCTCGTCTCAGCCAACACAGCAACGCTCCACCAGCGCTTTGGCCAACGCTTTTGTCAGCATCAGAAGAGACATACATAAATGT CACTGCCAATGTGcagaagagacacagaaaaCCATCGACTCCCTGCATGCTGAGTTTGATAAG CTGGTGATTGACTCGGCGGCCCAGAAGGCTATGGGAGAACTGGACACTGTGCTGGAGTGGCTGGAGGCCCAGAAAACACACGCATGA
- the prelp gene encoding prolargin, with the protein MKAGVGLLSALTLFLLLGAVLTQRPRAKKPTRRPATTRKPFVPRPPGPAQPEPQEPTDFPPPILGPPSMYPDCPRECLCSPSYPNSLNCENRNIRVIPVIPFRTHYLYLQNNYISELTAEPFQNATEVRWINLANNRIHQIHKQVFEKIPALLYLYAQRNQLKEVPSGLPASLEQLRLGRNRISKIPSNAFSKMGNLTLLDLYHNQLSDNGLGQNSFKDLKSLMQLNLAHNALKKMPAGVPNGLIQLFLDKNSIDDIPKDYFKDFNHLAFVRLNRNQLSDKGLPKNVFNISTLLDLQLSHNQLASVPHFNSHLEHLHLDHNSIESINGTLICPYSIDAVMNDHNLVPSLRYLRLDGNHLSPPIPVDVIMCFRQLHSIVI; encoded by the exons ATGAAGGCCGGCGTGGGACTACTCTCTGCATTGACGCTGTTCCTCCTCCTGGGGGCAGTGCTCACCCAGAGACCTCGGGCAAAGAAGCCTACCAggcgcccagccaccaccaggAAGCCTTTTGTCCCCCGGCCTCCTGGACCTGCACAGCCGGAGCCCCAGGAGCCTACAGATTTTCCACCACCCATCCTGGGCCCCCCCTCCATGTATCCCGACTGCCCCAGAGAGTGTTTATGTTCCCCAAGTTATCCCAATTCTCTCAATTGTGAGAACAGGAACATCCGTGTGATCCCTGTCATCCCATTTAGAACCCACTACCTCTACCTGCAGAACAACTACATCTCAGAGTTGACAGCAGAGCCTTTCCAGAACGCCACTGAGGTGCGCTGGATCAACTTGGCAAATAACCGCATTcatcaaatacacaaacag GTGTTTGAGAAGATCCCAGCACTGCTGTACCTGTATGCACAGCGTAACCAGCTCAAAGAGGTGCCTTCAGGTCTCCCAGCCAGCCTGGAACAGCTCCGCCTCGGTAGGAACCGGATTTCTAAGATCCCCTCAAATGCTTTCAGCAAAATGGGGAACCTGACTCTGCTTGACCTATACCACAACCAG CTGAGTGACAACGGCCTCGGACAAAACTCATTTAAGGACCTGAAGAGTCTCATGCAGCTCAATCTGGCTCACAACGCCCTGAAGAAGATGCCTGCTGGTGTACCCAATGGCCTCATACAGCTTTTCTTGGACAAGAACAGCATAGATGATATCCCAAA AGACTACTTCAAAGACTTCAATCACCTGGCATTCGTGAGGCTGAATCGCAACCAGCTGAGTGATAAAGGTCTTCCTAAGAATGTCTTTAACATATCCACTCTTCTGGACCTGCAGCTGTCCCACAACCAGCTCGCTTCTGTTCCTCACTTCAATAGTCACCTGGAACACCTGCACCTCGACCACAACAGCATTGAGA GCATAAATGGCACCCTGATCTGCCCGTACAGCATCGACGCCGTCATGAATGATCACAATCTAGTGCCCAGTCTAAG GTACCTGCGTTTGGACGGGAATCATCTGAGCCCCCCCATCCCTGTAGATGTCATCATGTGCTTCAGACAGCTCCACTCTATCGTCATTTAG